A genomic region of Janthinobacterium lividum contains the following coding sequences:
- a CDS encoding polyamine ABC transporter substrate-binding protein, translating to MANTWQAGRRIGVGLTLAAAVLALPAHAQEEKVLNIYNWSDYIGDDTIKNFEKETGIKVRYDVFDNNEILNAKLVAGKSGYDIVVPTAQWARLQIDAGLLRKLDKSKLTNLGNLDPNLQAKLSKIDPNNDYLVDWLWGYTTVGINVNKVKAALGGMPLPDNAWDLIFDPKYAAKLKSCGVSFLDSPSEVLPAALQYLGKPAYSKAAADYQEAGKVLQAIRPYVTLFSSSGYINDMANGSVCVALGWSGDINIARQRAIDAKNGNVIQVLVPKTAALMFDTMAIPADAPHPNNAHLFINYILRPQVHASLSNKVFYANPNPASIKYVRKDIGENKAIFLSDADKQRMAAPEATTADIRRLMTRIYTKFKTGV from the coding sequence ATGGCAAACACATGGCAAGCAGGGCGGCGAATTGGAGTGGGATTGACCTTGGCGGCAGCCGTGCTGGCATTGCCTGCGCACGCCCAGGAAGAAAAAGTCCTGAACATCTATAACTGGTCGGACTATATCGGCGACGATACGATCAAGAATTTTGAGAAGGAAACGGGCATCAAGGTACGCTACGACGTTTTCGACAATAACGAAATCCTCAATGCGAAACTGGTGGCGGGCAAGTCCGGCTACGACATCGTCGTGCCGACGGCCCAGTGGGCGCGCCTGCAGATCGATGCGGGCTTGCTGCGCAAGCTCGACAAGAGCAAGCTGACGAACCTGGGCAACCTGGACCCGAACCTGCAGGCCAAGCTGTCGAAGATCGACCCGAACAACGATTACCTGGTCGACTGGCTGTGGGGCTACACGACGGTGGGCATCAACGTCAACAAGGTCAAGGCCGCGCTGGGCGGCATGCCCCTGCCGGACAACGCCTGGGACCTGATCTTCGACCCGAAATACGCGGCGAAGCTGAAATCCTGCGGCGTGTCCTTCCTCGACTCGCCGTCGGAAGTGCTGCCGGCCGCCCTGCAATACCTAGGCAAGCCCGCCTATTCGAAAGCGGCCGCCGACTATCAGGAAGCGGGCAAGGTGCTGCAGGCCATCCGCCCCTACGTTACCCTGTTCAGCTCGTCTGGCTACATCAATGACATGGCCAACGGCTCCGTCTGCGTGGCGCTGGGCTGGTCGGGCGACATCAATATCGCGCGTCAGCGCGCCATCGATGCGAAGAACGGCAATGTGATCCAGGTGCTGGTGCCGAAGACGGCCGCCCTGATGTTCGACACCATGGCCATCCCGGCCGACGCGCCCCATCCGAACAATGCCCACCTGTTCATCAACTACATTTTGCGCCCGCAAGTGCATGCCAGCCTGAGCAACAAGGTGTTTTACGCGAATCCGAATCCGGCCAGCATCAAGTATGTACGCAAGGACATCGGTGAAAACAAGGCCATCTTCCTGTCGGACGCCGACAAGCAGCGCATGGCCGCACCGGAAGCGACTACGGCCGATATCCGCCGCTTGATGACGCGTATCTATACAAAGTTCAAGACGGGAGTTTAA